The following are encoded in a window of Manihot esculenta cultivar AM560-2 chromosome 8, M.esculenta_v8, whole genome shotgun sequence genomic DNA:
- the LOC110621578 gene encoding late embryogenesis abundant protein 47 — MSQEQPQRPQGSLDGDVLSVQEDLTEKIIGVVTPSENAGTGQTQKSAGESAAAGTGLSIAVEDTDTHERRILRNKESIAGQIVGQICQRTPIQLMTPTLPFQQGGSRTGGITIGEALEATALTAGQKPVEWSDAAAIQAAEVRATGRTTISPGGVAAAAQSAATLNARTARDEDKTKLADILADATSKLPADRPATRKDAEGVTGAEMRNDPYLTTHPAGVSASIAAAARINQQNSLK, encoded by the exons ATGAGCCAAGAACAGCCACAAAGGCCTCAAGGATCCCTTGACGGAGATGTCCTCTCCGTCCAGGAGGATCTTACTGAGAAGATTATAGGTGTTGTGACGCCGTCAGAGAATGCAGGGACGGGGCAGACCCAGAAAAGCGCCGGAGAGTCTGCAGCAGCTGGTACTGGCTTAAGCATCGCAGTTGAAGATACTGATACCCATGAAAGGCGTATCCTCAGGAACAAAGAATCAATTGCTGGACAG ATTGTTGGGCAAATATGCCAAAGAACCCCAATCCAGCTGATGACACCAACGCTGCCATTTCAACAAGGTGGTAGTAGGACTGGTGGGATTACCATTGGCGAAGCACTTGAAGCCACAGCCCTAACAGCCGGACAGAAGCCAGTTGAATGGAGCGATGCAGCTGCAATTCAAGCAGCGGAAGTAAGAGCCACTGGTCGCACCACCATTAGCCCCGGTGGTGTGGCTGCAGCTGCACAATCAGCAGCAACACTAAATGCTAGGACTGCAAGGGATGAGGACAAGACAAAACTAGCGGATATTCTTGCG GATGCGACTTCCAAGTTGCCGGCGGACAGGCCGGCGACGAGGAAAGATGCTGAAGGGGTGACAGGTGCAGAAATGAGGAATGATCCATATCTCACTACTCATCCAGCGGGCGTGTCGGCTTCTATAGCTGCTGCTGCCAGAATCAATCAGCAGAAtagtttaaaatga
- the LOC110621577 gene encoding aldehyde oxidase GLOX codes for MTFNIIKLLLLSLPFFTLHSPAISQRPDHTASSYAGRHGEWTLLQTSIGITAMHMQLLHDDKVVIFDRTDFGKSNISLPGGRCRNDSKDQALQVDCTAHSVLYDVATNSYRALMVQTDTWCSSAAVLANGTLVQTGGFNDGDHVIRMFTPCLNGICDWIEFRNYLSQRRWYASDQILPDGRIIIVGGRRQFNYEFYPSRSGTFELSFLRETYDKSEENNLYPFLHLLPDGNLFVFANTRSILLDYNQNRVIREFPRIPDDVSRNYPSTGSSVLLPLDENNGRIEAEVLICGGARRGSDLPAKRGVFLPASSTCGRLVVTKQNPSWVMETMPTSRVMSDMLLLPTGDVIIINGGRSGTAGYDSARDPVTTPVIYRPSQHPDWRFSTMSPSSKPRMYHSSAILLTDSRVLVGGSNPHPAYSFTGVVFPTDLSLEAFSPPYLSEEYEYIRPRILSADQTLGYQKTFSVSFQVDEYLSDTVLSVRIVSPSFTTHSFAMNQRMVVLKMSSITHQLSDLHTLNAVGPSTAEIAPAGYYLLFVLHGNIPSTGAWVKIG; via the coding sequence ATGACCTTTAACATAATCAAACTCCTCCTGCTTTCACTCCCATTCTTCACCCTTCACTCCCCGGCGATATCCCAGAGGCCCGATCACACCGCATCGTCATACGCCGGACGCCATGGGGAGTGGACTCTATTGCAGACAAGCATAGGCATAACAGCAATGCACATGCAACTCTTACATGATGACAAAGTTGTCATCTTCGACCGTACAGATTTCGGCAAATCCAACATTTCCCTTCCTGGTGGCCGCTGCCGGAATGACTCCAAGGACCAGGCTCTGCAGGTAGATTGCACTGCGCACTCCGTCCTCTACGACGTTGCCACCAACTCATACCGTGCTTTAATGGTCCAAACTGACACTTGGTGCTCTTCTGCTGCAGTTTTGGCTAATGGAACCTTAGTTCAAACTGGTGGATTCAATGATGGAGACCACGTGATTCGTATGTTTACTCCATGTTTGAATGGAATCTGTGACTGGATCGAGTTCAGAAACTATCTGTCACAGAGAAGATGGTATGCAAGTGATCAAATCTTGCCGGATGGAAGAATTATCATTGTTGGTGGTAGAAGGCAATTTAACTACGAGTTCTATCCTTCTCGTTCTGGTACTTTTGAGCTTAGTTTTTTAAGGGAGACTTACGATAAAAGCGAAGAGAACAATTTGTATCCATTTCTGCATCTCTTACCAGATGGAAACTTGTTTGTTTTTGCTAATACTCGATCGATATTGTTAGATTATAATCAAAATCGTGTGATCAGAGAGTTTCCTCGGATTCCTGATGATGTTTCTCGTAATTATCCAAGCACAGGATCCTCAGTTCTACTTCCTTTAGATGAAAACAATGGCAGGATTGAAGCTGAAGTTCTGATTTGTGGGGGTGCACGAAGGGGCTCAGATCTACCAGCCAAGAGAGGAGTCTTTCTTCCTGCAAGTTCTACATGCGGACGTCTGGTGGTCACTAAGCAAAACCCTAGTTGGGTAATGGAAACCATGCCAACTTCACGAGTCATGAGCGACATGCTGCTACTTCCCACCGGCGACGTCATTATCATCAATGGCGGCAGATCAGGCACTGCTGGGTATGATTCTGCGAGAGACCCTGTAACTACTCCAGTCATATACCGTCCATCTCAGCACCCTGACTGGCGTTTCTCGACGATGTCACCATCATCAAAGCCAAGAATGTACCACTCCTCCGCGATTTTATTGACGGATAGTCGTGTTCTAGTGGGTGGCAGCAACCCCCATCCGGCCTATAGTTTCACCGGCGTAGTATTCCCAACTGACTTGAGCTTGGAGGCATTTTCACCGCCATACTTATCAGAAGAGTACGAGTACATAAGGCCAAGAATTTTATCGGCGGACCAGACATTAGGATATCAGAAGACATTCTCAGTGAGTTTCCAGGTTGACGAGTATTTATCAGACACGGTTTTATCAGTAAGAATAGTTTCACCTTCTTTCACTACACATTCATTTGCTATGAATCAGAGGATGGTGGTGCTGAAGATGAGTTCCATCACTCATCAGTTGTCTGATTTGCATACTCTGAATGCTGTTGGACCATCAACAGCTGAGATTGCACCAGCAGGATACTATCTGTTGTTTGTGTTACATGGTAACATACCTAGTACTGGTGCATGGGTGAAGATTGGATGA